In Shewanella aestuarii, a genomic segment contains:
- a CDS encoding DUF6088 family protein yields the protein MTAVDRIYQKIKRSRRYVFERKDFDGFARYDQIGRALKQLVKKGELIKLGYGLYTKARINSLTGRPMPTNPGGCDALMREILKMKGVDFEMDNLSLQSLSGESTQIPSSVHYSWNPKQFNRKLVVGNRVLGTSQKTENKAR from the coding sequence ATGACAGCCGTTGACCGTATTTATCAAAAGATAAAGCGTTCAAGACGCTATGTGTTTGAGCGCAAAGACTTTGATGGCTTTGCTAGGTACGATCAAATTGGTCGTGCGCTAAAACAACTAGTCAAAAAAGGTGAGTTAATCAAGCTTGGCTATGGCTTGTATACCAAGGCAAGGATTAACAGCTTAACAGGCAGACCCATGCCTACTAACCCAGGGGGATGCGATGCCCTGATGCGTGAGATATTAAAGATGAAAGGGGTCGATTTTGAGATGGACAACCTATCTCTGCAAAGCCTCTCAGGTGAAAGCACTCAAATACCATCATCCGTTCATTATTCATGGAATCCTAAGCAGTTTAATCGCAAGCTGGTAGTCGGCAATCGAGTACTGGGGACGTCTCAGAAAACGGAAAATAAAGCACGTTAA
- a CDS encoding tyrosine-type recombinase/integrase, which yields MWTKKGHLTGQKKPFKLEDIWRIRTRLEIEGNIMELALLNLAIDCKLRSCDLLRMKVRDISSGGVIQDRVLYSQSKTGREVQFEITSRTAQSLTQWLILSQLSAPDYLFPSPRKQGKPMSYSCYATIIRRWATELGYDPYLYGTHSMRRTKATLIYARTKNIRAVQLLLGHVKLDNTIRYLGVEIEDALNISEGIDS from the coding sequence ATGTGGACGAAGAAAGGTCACTTAACTGGGCAGAAAAAGCCCTTCAAGCTCGAAGACATCTGGCGAATTCGCACTAGACTCGAAATCGAAGGAAACATCATGGAGCTAGCGTTGCTGAATCTCGCCATCGACTGCAAGTTACGCTCATGCGATTTACTTAGGATGAAAGTTAGAGATATATCTTCTGGCGGTGTCATTCAAGATCGTGTTCTTTACAGCCAAAGCAAAACTGGTCGAGAGGTACAGTTTGAGATCACTTCCCGCACAGCACAATCCTTGACTCAATGGCTAATACTCAGCCAATTATCTGCACCAGATTATCTTTTCCCAAGCCCTCGCAAACAAGGTAAGCCAATGAGTTATAGCTGCTATGCCACCATTATTCGCCGCTGGGCAACTGAACTTGGCTACGATCCTTATCTTTATGGTACGCACTCAATGCGCCGTACCAAGGCGACGTTAATCTATGCTCGCACCAAAAACATTCGGGCTGTTCAGCTGTTACTTGGTCACGTGAAGCTAGATAATACAATTCGATATTTGGGGGTCGAGATAGAGGATGCGCTGAACATCTCTGAAGGGATAGACTCATAA